A single region of the Bicyclus anynana chromosome 16, ilBicAnyn1.1, whole genome shotgun sequence genome encodes:
- the LOC112044680 gene encoding uncharacterized protein LOC112044680 encodes MSTIEDDLIVPWVGSTCYKNSLSVVVLSTNNTVIDNIAEALMNVHEMGDFSWKLVVLRSLCLKDITEQSQLTGKLSIDFIIIAVDSSRLFCLDWANDILKQVHPDLRICRVVLVNAMDSSIHDMAVNSSELVTFCSTQRLDMLTANVSKQKDVNFLARRLLKYIEVSFGVNTGIPNVNI; translated from the coding sequence ATGTCAACAATCGAAGACGACTTGATAGTACCATGGGTTGGCTCTACTTGCTACAAAAACAGTTTGTCAGTTGTAGTTCTTTCTACAAACAATACAGTTATTGATAACATAGCAGAAGCACTGATGAATGTTCACGAAATGGGTGACTTTTCGTGGAAACTAGTAGTGTTACGTTCTTTGTGCTTGAAGGATATCACAGAACAGTCTCAGTTAACGGGTAAACTGTCTATAGATTTTATCATCATTGCAGTGGACTCCAGTAGACTGTTTTGCTTAGATTGGGCGAATGATATATTAAAGCAGGTACATCCGGACCTACGGATATGTCGTGTGGTGCTTGTGAATGCAATGGACTCCTCAATACATGATATGGCGGTGAACTCAAGTGAATTGGTAACTTTCTGCTCAACACAAAGACTTGATATGTTAACTGCAAATGTGTCAAAGCAAAAAGATGTTAACTTCTTGGCTCGAAGACTTTTGAAATACATTGAAGTTTCTTTTGGTGTTAATACTGGTATACCAAATGTTAACATTTGA